In one Mycobacteroides chelonae genomic region, the following are encoded:
- a CDS encoding DUF3054 domain-containing protein, protein MPSVQQNSSPQAPVTSVLLSLVLDVIGVLVFCTIGRRSHAEGITLVGVWETAWPFLSGAGAGWLLSRGWSRPTSVAHTGIAVWVCTVLFGMILRRLSNQGVAFSFVIVASLVTALLLLGWRVIANRTSKS, encoded by the coding sequence ATGCCCAGCGTGCAACAGAATTCGTCACCCCAAGCGCCGGTGACATCCGTACTGCTCTCCCTGGTACTGGATGTCATCGGCGTCTTGGTCTTCTGCACCATCGGCCGGCGCAGCCACGCCGAAGGCATCACGCTGGTGGGTGTGTGGGAGACGGCGTGGCCGTTCTTGTCGGGCGCCGGAGCCGGTTGGCTGCTGAGCCGGGGTTGGTCGCGACCGACATCCGTCGCCCACACCGGCATCGCGGTGTGGGTCTGCACGGTGCTGTTCGGGATGATCTTGCGCCGCCTGAGCAACCAGGGCGTGGCGTTCAGCTTTGTCATCGTCGCCTCGCTGGTGACTGCCCTACTTCTGCTGGGATGGCGTGTCATCGCGAACCGCACGTCAAAAAGCTGA
- a CDS encoding YceI family protein translates to MTTTTPVLAPGTWIIDSVHSDITFSVRHLGVSKVRGSFTDFSGDITVAEDGTPSVSATINVASVDTRNDQRDGHLRSADFFDTDNHPTATYRSTSVRADGDDYIVDGELTLHGVTQPVSLNLSLEGVGPGAQGGAVAGFEASTEINRGDFGVTGGAGLVGEKVTLTFNIEAGHPEAPSN, encoded by the coding sequence ATGACCACCACCACGCCAGTTCTCGCCCCTGGAACCTGGATCATCGACTCGGTTCACTCAGACATCACCTTCTCCGTACGCCACCTGGGCGTTTCGAAGGTTCGCGGCTCGTTTACCGACTTCAGCGGTGACATCACCGTCGCCGAGGACGGCACTCCCTCGGTATCGGCCACCATCAACGTGGCCTCTGTCGACACCCGCAACGACCAGCGCGACGGCCACCTGCGTTCGGCCGACTTCTTCGACACCGACAACCACCCCACCGCCACCTACCGCTCCACCTCGGTGCGTGCCGACGGTGACGACTACATCGTCGATGGTGAACTGACCCTGCACGGCGTCACCCAGCCGGTCTCGCTGAACCTGTCCCTGGAGGGCGTCGGCCCCGGAGCGCAGGGTGGCGCTGTCGCCGGCTTCGAAGCCAGCACCGAGATCAACCGCGGCGACTTCGGCGTCACCGGCGGTGCCGGACTGGTCGGTGAAAAGGTCACGCTGACCTTCAACATCGAAGCCGGTCACCCGGAGGCACCCTCCAACTGA
- a CDS encoding hemophore-related protein → MSATTSRRTAYGLLSAGVLAGGLAMSALAPIAAAEPIPPAPAPAPAAPVAPAPAPNAAAPAAATVTPATPTPDGCQASKMTKTVGNVVQNAAGYLEQHPDVDAAFTEIKAAPQDQIAAKTQSYLVSRPDVAGSLGGIAAPLNDLRTKCGLPLDLAQVVNGGGLNPAAMGVNPALLTALSQNPAAQQVAQNPAAQALVQNPAVQSAIQNQAPAANFPQGPGPAPGPAPAPAAVAPAPAGPVGTGPAPGPRV, encoded by the coding sequence ATGTCAGCCACAACCTCGCGGCGCACGGCCTACGGCTTGCTGAGCGCAGGTGTTCTCGCTGGCGGGCTCGCGATGAGCGCCCTGGCACCGATTGCCGCGGCCGAACCAATCCCCCCGGCCCCCGCCCCGGCTCCGGCGGCCCCCGTCGCACCGGCACCCGCCCCGAACGCCGCCGCACCTGCCGCGGCGACGGTGACTCCTGCCACACCCACGCCGGATGGATGCCAGGCCAGCAAGATGACCAAGACCGTCGGCAACGTGGTGCAGAACGCCGCGGGCTACCTGGAGCAGCATCCCGACGTCGATGCGGCTTTCACCGAGATCAAGGCGGCCCCGCAGGATCAGATCGCCGCGAAGACGCAGAGTTATCTGGTGTCGCGGCCCGATGTGGCCGGTTCGCTCGGTGGCATCGCCGCACCGCTCAATGACCTGCGCACCAAGTGCGGTCTGCCGCTGGACCTGGCCCAGGTGGTCAATGGTGGCGGACTGAACCCGGCCGCGATGGGCGTCAACCCCGCGCTGCTGACCGCGCTGTCGCAGAACCCGGCGGCGCAGCAGGTGGCGCAGAACCCGGCCGCGCAGGCTCTCGTGCAGAACCCGGCAGTGCAGTCCGCGATTCAGAACCAGGCACCGGCTGCCAACTTCCCGCAGGGCCCCGGTCCCGCGCCCGGACCGGCCCCGGCCCCGGCCGCTGTCGCTCCGGCTCCGGCCGGCCCGGTGGGCACAGGTCCCGCGCCCGGTCCGCGCGTCTAA
- a CDS encoding MMPL family transporter: protein MMRTSDYLRRYRWLTVAVWLILIASAAGLVASHGEKLTGGGFEVAGSQSLKVHDAMETGFRNHGASPLALVAAPRPDATVADMTAAVDYLKQVAAQIPQVSVEPIPPQLTPQPDRPFVVTLRIGFDNTGATDIAKDLRKKIGVHGGEPGQIAGGRVSLYVIGQGALGAAMTEQIAGDIKQAEKWNIPVILIVLIAAFGSLAAASLPLLLGLCTVALSVAIVLALSNITTISVFALPTVTMIGLAVAVDYSLFILMRYREELNSGKNRQEAIAAAMATSGLTVTFSGLTVIAALAGIYLIGTPALASMASGAIIVVAIAVLSSTTLMPALLAIFGKAAANQSRFLRLSPLRKHSIPFWRKWTQEVMRRPWLSALGASIFLLALAAPSLHMQVSNSMLRQFDSSHEIRRGIDAAAVAMGPGALGPVQILLTFDGNAQDPQHGQALENAKETIAQAPNIARVSDPIFSTGGHDALISAVLSVDPEANAARDTVSWLRANVPDALKNSGADISVGGPTALLFDYDNRVEHALLGVFAFVCVLAFVMLLATLRSPVLALKGVVMTVLSVAAAYGSLVIVFQWGWLEFLGFHKANIDSSIPPLALALTFGLTMDYEIFLLARVRERYLRTGDCADAVSFGVRTSARTITSAALIMIAVFIGFAFAGMPLVAQLGVACAVAIAVDATVVRLVLVPALMAMFNQRNWWLPGWLDRVLPTVDFETPCVDELPGPHTESALRLQGSGLEEPRIDYHAIAVSAARLKRLADGGTVAAPDAQSVLVDRWRDNLTVALEALQAGKNGSDADTVAMPGPLSRVTPVEITQVKLPTGQKCVVPTDAEALRMQGLLLMRRNAERDYTEFARLASLMEPQTAAKVLAGLDQHYCVQSNQRWVSSQLVRRLADPKPGDGAMECPAVRRQCLSVAVAMLEDAR, encoded by the coding sequence ATGATGCGCACCAGCGACTACCTTCGCAGGTATAGGTGGTTGACGGTCGCTGTCTGGCTGATTCTTATTGCCTCCGCGGCGGGCCTGGTAGCCAGTCATGGAGAAAAGCTCACCGGTGGTGGTTTCGAGGTCGCCGGTTCGCAGTCGCTAAAGGTTCATGACGCGATGGAGACCGGGTTCCGTAATCACGGCGCCTCCCCGCTGGCGCTGGTCGCCGCGCCCCGGCCCGATGCGACCGTCGCCGATATGACTGCCGCCGTCGACTACCTCAAGCAGGTGGCGGCGCAGATCCCTCAGGTCTCGGTCGAGCCCATCCCCCCGCAGCTGACGCCGCAACCGGATCGCCCGTTCGTCGTCACCCTGCGGATCGGCTTCGATAACACCGGCGCGACAGACATTGCCAAGGACCTTCGCAAGAAGATAGGTGTGCACGGCGGTGAGCCCGGGCAGATCGCCGGTGGCCGCGTCTCCCTCTATGTCATCGGCCAAGGTGCGCTGGGCGCCGCGATGACCGAACAGATCGCCGGGGATATCAAGCAGGCCGAGAAGTGGAACATCCCGGTCATCCTGATCGTGCTGATCGCCGCGTTCGGCTCGCTGGCCGCGGCCTCCTTGCCCTTGCTCCTGGGCCTGTGCACGGTCGCGTTGAGCGTCGCGATCGTCCTCGCGCTGTCCAACATCACCACTATCTCGGTATTCGCCCTGCCGACGGTGACCATGATCGGCCTCGCCGTCGCGGTGGACTACTCCCTTTTCATCCTCATGCGATACCGCGAGGAGCTGAACTCGGGGAAGAACCGGCAGGAGGCGATCGCGGCGGCGATGGCCACCTCCGGGCTCACCGTCACATTCTCCGGCCTGACTGTGATCGCCGCCCTCGCCGGCATCTACTTGATCGGAACCCCCGCGTTGGCATCGATGGCCTCCGGCGCCATCATCGTCGTCGCGATCGCCGTTCTCAGCTCCACCACACTGATGCCCGCACTGCTCGCCATCTTCGGTAAGGCCGCAGCCAACCAGTCCCGATTCCTACGCCTCTCACCGCTACGCAAACATTCAATTCCATTCTGGCGCAAGTGGACCCAAGAGGTTATGCGCCGGCCCTGGCTATCCGCGCTGGGCGCTTCGATTTTCTTGCTCGCACTGGCCGCACCGAGTCTGCACATGCAGGTCTCCAATAGCATGTTGCGCCAATTCGATTCGTCCCATGAGATCCGACGGGGCATCGACGCTGCGGCCGTCGCAATGGGACCGGGCGCGCTCGGACCGGTACAGATACTGCTCACTTTCGACGGCAACGCGCAAGATCCTCAGCATGGGCAAGCCCTCGAGAACGCGAAGGAGACAATCGCGCAGGCCCCCAATATCGCGCGGGTCTCCGATCCGATCTTCTCCACGGGCGGGCATGACGCACTGATCTCGGCAGTACTGTCGGTGGACCCCGAGGCGAACGCCGCCCGCGACACCGTCAGCTGGCTGCGCGCAAATGTGCCCGATGCGCTCAAGAATTCGGGTGCCGATATCAGCGTCGGCGGGCCTACTGCGCTGCTGTTCGACTACGACAACAGGGTGGAACACGCACTGCTGGGAGTGTTCGCTTTCGTCTGTGTCCTGGCATTCGTCATGCTGCTGGCCACGCTGCGCTCGCCGGTGCTGGCGCTCAAGGGCGTGGTGATGACGGTGCTCTCCGTCGCCGCCGCTTACGGCAGCCTGGTGATTGTCTTCCAATGGGGATGGCTGGAATTCCTGGGCTTCCACAAGGCCAACATCGACAGCAGCATCCCGCCGTTAGCGCTCGCACTGACCTTCGGTCTCACCATGGATTACGAGATTTTCCTGCTGGCACGCGTGCGCGAGCGCTATCTGCGCACCGGTGATTGCGCCGACGCGGTTTCGTTTGGCGTACGCACGAGCGCGCGCACCATCACCAGCGCGGCGCTGATCATGATCGCGGTGTTCATCGGATTTGCCTTCGCCGGAATGCCGTTGGTCGCCCAGCTCGGCGTCGCGTGCGCCGTGGCCATCGCCGTCGATGCGACGGTGGTGCGCTTGGTGCTGGTACCGGCGCTGATGGCAATGTTCAACCAGCGCAACTGGTGGCTTCCGGGGTGGCTGGATCGGGTACTGCCCACCGTGGATTTCGAAACCCCGTGTGTCGACGAGCTTCCGGGCCCGCATACCGAGAGCGCCCTGCGACTTCAGGGATCCGGACTCGAGGAACCGCGCATCGACTACCACGCCATCGCTGTCTCGGCGGCCCGGCTCAAGCGGCTCGCCGATGGCGGCACCGTCGCCGCACCCGATGCCCAGTCGGTGCTCGTGGACCGCTGGCGTGACAACTTGACTGTGGCGCTGGAGGCACTGCAGGCCGGCAAAAACGGATCCGATGCCGACACTGTCGCCATGCCAGGTCCCCTCTCGCGAGTGACACCGGTCGAAATCACCCAGGTAAAGCTGCCGACGGGACAAAAGTGTGTCGTACCCACCGACGCTGAAGCACTGCGCATGCAAGGACTGTTGTTGATGCGCCGCAACGCCGAACGCGATTACACCGAGTTCGCCAGGCTCGCATCGCTGATGGAACCGCAAACTGCGGCAAAGGTCCTCGCCGGTCTCGATCAGCATTACTGTGTACAGTCCAATCAGAGGTGGGTTTCCAGTCAGCTGGTGCGACGGCTCGCTGACCCGAAGCCCGGCGACGGTGCAATGGAATGCCCCGCGGTACGCAGGCAGTGCCTGTCCGTGGCGGTTGCGATGTTGGAGGATGCGAGGTGA
- a CDS encoding adenylate/guanylate cyclase domain-containing protein: MMERLREWFRAMHVLGPRWTVFVASMVGINAATLLLLFYFLRHWMPFKRPADDWVFENGPPLFWLLFGVMIVTSVGWALHMEHRLARWYCRGGPPTALELRTALTAPLQQSLLHLGGWAIGAGVFIAVGAMHDSKWTLATIIGCVQSATASFGLTYLLGERILRPIAAKALSASEFHGRFAPSVFVRVRLSWWIGTLAPAIGIIALCGMALWNPEDLTSTRDLALTVLLIVSTTLVGSYGLALLTAGQLADPVRQLRTAISDVAQGDFEARVDVYDGSELGVLQAGFNRMMQVGEERRQLRELFGKHVGADVASQALQLGTNLGGENRYVAVFFVDMIGSTSMASDRDPEEVLTILNDFFRIVVEVVDSRGGFVNKFVGDEALSVFGAPLHRPDATTACLAAARELRDRLNEDFPHPFEFAIGVSAGLAVAGNVGAPERYEYSVIGDPVNEASRLTELAKHRPSRLLASTNALYFADPDEQKHWDHGDSVLLRGRTRATHLAWPAGT; this comes from the coding sequence GTGATGGAACGGCTGCGCGAATGGTTTCGGGCCATGCATGTGCTGGGCCCCCGCTGGACGGTGTTCGTGGCATCGATGGTCGGCATCAATGCCGCCACCCTGCTGTTGCTGTTCTACTTTTTGCGCCATTGGATGCCGTTCAAACGGCCGGCCGACGACTGGGTCTTCGAGAACGGTCCCCCACTGTTCTGGCTGCTGTTCGGAGTCATGATCGTCACCAGCGTGGGCTGGGCACTGCACATGGAACACCGGCTCGCCCGCTGGTACTGCCGAGGCGGGCCGCCCACCGCGCTGGAGTTACGCACTGCGTTGACCGCCCCCCTTCAGCAGTCGCTACTGCACCTCGGTGGTTGGGCCATCGGCGCGGGAGTGTTCATCGCGGTGGGCGCCATGCACGACTCCAAGTGGACTCTGGCCACCATCATCGGGTGTGTGCAATCGGCGACGGCCAGCTTCGGCCTCACCTACCTACTCGGTGAGCGCATCCTGCGCCCCATCGCGGCCAAAGCGTTGAGCGCCAGCGAATTTCACGGACGATTCGCCCCCTCTGTATTCGTCCGAGTCCGCCTGAGCTGGTGGATCGGCACACTGGCGCCGGCCATCGGAATCATCGCGCTGTGCGGCATGGCCCTCTGGAATCCCGAGGACTTGACCTCCACGCGCGACCTTGCCCTGACCGTCCTGCTCATCGTCTCGACCACCCTGGTCGGCAGTTACGGGCTCGCCCTGCTTACCGCCGGACAGCTGGCCGACCCGGTGCGCCAGCTGCGCACCGCCATCAGTGATGTGGCGCAGGGCGACTTCGAGGCGCGCGTCGACGTCTACGACGGCAGCGAGCTGGGCGTCTTGCAGGCCGGGTTCAACAGGATGATGCAGGTGGGTGAGGAACGTCGTCAGCTGCGTGAACTATTCGGTAAGCACGTGGGTGCCGACGTGGCCAGCCAAGCCTTGCAGCTCGGCACCAACCTCGGCGGCGAGAACCGTTATGTCGCAGTGTTCTTCGTCGACATGATCGGGTCGACGTCGATGGCTTCCGACCGCGACCCCGAAGAAGTGCTCACCATCCTCAACGACTTCTTCCGCATCGTGGTGGAAGTGGTCGACAGCCGCGGCGGCTTCGTCAACAAGTTCGTCGGCGACGAAGCGCTCTCGGTCTTCGGCGCCCCGTTGCACCGCCCCGATGCCACTACCGCCTGCCTGGCGGCGGCCCGAGAACTGCGCGACCGGCTCAACGAGGACTTCCCCCATCCCTTCGAGTTCGCCATCGGGGTATCGGCAGGGCTGGCGGTCGCCGGGAACGTCGGTGCGCCGGAACGCTATGAGTACTCGGTGATCGGCGACCCGGTGAACGAGGCATCTCGCCTTACTGAGCTGGCCAAACACCGGCCCAGCCGCCTACTCGCCTCCACAAATGCGCTCTATTTCGCCGACCCCGACGAACAAAAACACTGGGATCACGGCGACTCTGTGCTGCTCCGGGGCCGCACCAGGGCGACACACCTAGCGTGGCCTGCGGGAACCTGA
- a CDS encoding alpha/beta fold hydrolase, which translates to MTQRSMPVLEGVTHEYVQAGDVKIHVAVAGPQDGRPVVLLHGWPENWWMWHKVIPSLADAGYRVHAVDLRGAGWSEVAPAGYEKEQFASDVLAAADALGLESFDLVGHDWGGWTAQLVALKAPSRIKRLAILNIPPVWQEPGRVARHAHKLAYQLVVGAPVVGPLSHLSPTLWWFIRRSGMPKESVDFFRGCFRDRDRRVAGSKIYRSMVGKEFARLARGPYDDQKLAMPVRVLFGLDDVAVHPSLLEGFKDHADDLNITEVPNCGHFIVDEQPELVVKWLTEVLAEPAPKG; encoded by the coding sequence ATGACGCAGCGCAGCATGCCCGTCCTCGAGGGCGTGACCCACGAATATGTGCAAGCCGGGGACGTGAAGATCCACGTCGCCGTAGCCGGACCGCAGGATGGACGACCGGTCGTGTTGTTGCACGGCTGGCCCGAGAACTGGTGGATGTGGCACAAGGTGATTCCGTCCCTGGCCGATGCCGGGTACCGCGTGCACGCCGTCGATCTTCGTGGCGCCGGGTGGAGCGAGGTCGCTCCGGCGGGCTACGAGAAGGAGCAGTTCGCCTCCGATGTGCTGGCCGCAGCCGACGCGCTGGGGCTCGAATCCTTCGACCTGGTCGGACATGACTGGGGTGGTTGGACGGCGCAGCTGGTGGCCCTGAAGGCGCCGTCGCGGATCAAGCGGCTGGCCATCCTCAACATTCCACCGGTGTGGCAGGAGCCGGGCCGTGTCGCCAGGCATGCCCACAAGCTGGCCTACCAGCTCGTGGTGGGAGCCCCCGTCGTCGGACCGCTATCGCACCTGTCGCCGACCCTGTGGTGGTTCATCCGCCGTAGCGGCATGCCCAAGGAGTCGGTGGACTTCTTCCGTGGCTGTTTCCGTGACCGCGACCGCCGGGTGGCCGGATCCAAGATCTACCGGTCGATGGTCGGCAAGGAATTCGCCAGGTTGGCGCGCGGCCCATACGACGATCAGAAACTCGCGATGCCGGTGCGGGTGCTGTTCGGGCTCGACGATGTCGCCGTGCACCCGTCGCTGCTCGAGGGCTTCAAAGACCACGCCGACGATCTGAACATCACCGAGGTGCCCAACTGTGGCCACTTCATCGTCGATGAGCAGCCCGAGCTCGTCGTGAAGTGGCTGACCGAGGTACTTGCCGAGCCTGCGCCGAAGGGATAG
- a CDS encoding lysylphosphatidylglycerol synthase transmembrane domain-containing protein — protein MVPVPDDRDPLDGGCTPPEGSGPASCPDDPEADTAPQPVIKQRGKYWWIRWAVLVVLAIVLAVEIGFVSDQLASAWRSLKTANPWWVLAAAFAAMASMHSFAQIQRTLLRSAGVKIRQWRSEAAFYAGNALSTTLPGGPVLSATFIYRQQRLWGATPVVASWQLVMSGVLQAVGLAILGLGGAFLLGAKTNPFSLIFSIGGLLAILLLAQAVASRPEMLDGIGVRVLRWVNDVRGKPPMMGVARWREILKQMEAVTLTRRALGEAFGWSLFNWIADVACLAFAAYAVGSRPSLVGVMVAYAAARAAGSLPLMPGGLLVVEAFLVPGLVSSGMTLPDAISAMLIYRAVSWIFISAIGWVIFFFLFRNESQIDPDATPSPSKEPEPAPDARPADPPKNSSDPPK, from the coding sequence GTGGTGCCCGTGCCCGATGACCGTGACCCACTCGACGGCGGCTGTACGCCGCCCGAAGGAAGCGGTCCGGCTTCATGCCCGGACGATCCCGAAGCGGATACCGCACCCCAACCCGTCATCAAGCAGCGGGGAAAGTACTGGTGGATCCGCTGGGCGGTCCTCGTGGTCCTCGCCATCGTGCTCGCGGTGGAAATCGGATTCGTCTCCGATCAGCTGGCATCGGCCTGGCGCAGCCTCAAGACCGCCAACCCGTGGTGGGTGCTGGCGGCAGCGTTCGCGGCGATGGCCTCGATGCACAGCTTCGCGCAGATCCAGCGCACGCTGCTGCGTTCGGCGGGCGTGAAGATACGTCAATGGCGCTCTGAGGCCGCGTTCTACGCCGGCAACGCGTTGAGCACCACATTGCCCGGCGGACCCGTACTCTCGGCCACCTTTATCTATCGGCAGCAGCGACTCTGGGGCGCGACCCCGGTCGTGGCGTCCTGGCAGTTGGTGATGTCCGGGGTGCTACAGGCGGTGGGTTTGGCGATCCTGGGATTGGGCGGGGCATTCCTGTTGGGTGCCAAAACCAACCCGTTCTCGCTGATCTTCAGCATCGGCGGACTATTGGCCATCTTGCTCCTCGCGCAGGCGGTCGCATCGCGACCGGAGATGCTCGACGGCATCGGGGTGCGAGTCCTTCGCTGGGTCAACGATGTTCGCGGTAAGCCGCCGATGATGGGGGTGGCGCGCTGGCGCGAGATCCTCAAGCAGATGGAAGCGGTGACGCTGACCCGGCGGGCCCTCGGCGAGGCGTTCGGCTGGTCGCTGTTCAACTGGATCGCCGACGTGGCGTGCCTGGCCTTCGCGGCCTACGCCGTGGGCAGCCGCCCCTCCCTGGTCGGTGTCATGGTTGCCTATGCCGCGGCACGTGCCGCCGGTTCGCTCCCACTCATGCCCGGTGGCCTCCTGGTGGTGGAGGCCTTCCTGGTTCCCGGTCTGGTGTCCTCCGGGATGACGCTGCCCGACGCGATCTCCGCCATGCTCATCTACCGCGCAGTCAGCTGGATTTTCATCTCCGCGATCGGCTGGGTCATCTTCTTCTTCCTCTTCCGCAACGAGAGCCAGATCGACCCCGACGCCACGCCGAGCCCATCCAAGGAGCCCGAACCCGCGCCTGACGCTCGTCCAGCCGACCCGCCAAAAAATTCTTCCGATCCCCCGAAATAA
- a CDS encoding CD225/dispanin family protein — MTDETKTDEPTGAISTPAPPPAPTASAGVPKPPPTNVGWAVASIVFFWPLAFSAFTNALNVTQYWLTGQYDRAQESSDRAKLLGKIALLTGLVLLFLFIAFRIACAIWWHTHGGGGGGWGHHGGWHRTWDDDGWNGPGPMGRPGRDN, encoded by the coding sequence ATGACCGACGAGACGAAAACTGACGAACCTACCGGCGCCATTTCGACGCCCGCGCCCCCGCCCGCACCGACGGCCTCCGCGGGAGTTCCGAAGCCTCCCCCCACCAATGTCGGCTGGGCAGTGGCCTCCATTGTCTTCTTCTGGCCGTTGGCGTTCAGCGCATTTACCAATGCACTGAATGTCACCCAGTACTGGCTCACCGGCCAGTACGACCGCGCGCAGGAATCCTCGGATCGCGCCAAGCTCCTCGGCAAGATCGCCCTGCTGACCGGCCTGGTGCTGCTGTTCCTGTTCATCGCCTTCCGGATCGCATGCGCCATCTGGTGGCACACGCACGGTGGCGGCGGTGGCGGCTGGGGACACCACGGCGGCTGGCACCGCACCTGGGATGACGACGGATGGAACGGCCCGGGCCCGATGGGCCGTCCCGGTCGCGACAACTAG
- a CDS encoding helix-turn-helix domain-containing protein, which produces MTVTSDAPAVSPEVPDEPSGSGDIGSGSAHAEQPARSDKPVTHWTTSEILDALQSGDLSDWQAIVHALKRDPFGRTARQVEEVVGADELYGISTVLQEVLTRARDNLAEAEQREAANEINLLFEASGLRQAEFASRIGVSSGELSSYLAGTTSPTVAMLVRMRRVARRFGRTRPRG; this is translated from the coding sequence GTGACGGTCACGAGCGACGCTCCAGCCGTCTCCCCCGAAGTGCCCGATGAGCCTTCGGGTTCCGGCGACATCGGCTCCGGTTCCGCTCACGCCGAGCAGCCGGCGCGCAGCGACAAGCCGGTCACCCACTGGACCACCTCCGAGATACTCGACGCCCTGCAAAGTGGTGACCTTTCCGATTGGCAGGCGATAGTCCACGCGCTCAAGCGCGATCCCTTCGGACGAACCGCACGCCAGGTTGAGGAAGTCGTGGGCGCCGATGAGCTCTACGGCATTTCGACCGTGCTGCAAGAAGTCCTCACCCGGGCGCGCGACAACCTTGCCGAAGCCGAGCAACGAGAAGCAGCCAACGAGATCAACCTGCTGTTCGAGGCATCCGGTCTGCGCCAGGCCGAGTTTGCTTCCCGCATAGGTGTTTCAAGCGGCGAACTCTCCTCGTACCTGGCAGGCACAACCAGCCCCACGGTCGCGATGCTGGTGCGGATGCGCCGGGTAGCCCGGCGGTTCGGGCGCACCCGTCCCCGCGGATAG
- a CDS encoding GNAT family N-acetyltransferase, whose protein sequence is MSELTLRTIQDEDDYQSYVSFAYSVFLQDPQQDEIAASRKFTELDRMIGFHNGRKWVATAGAYSRHVVLPGGTVAPVAAITAVTVAPTHRRRGLLTAMMRRQLEDVRSRGEAIAMLFASEALIYGRFGYGVATEAAELSGRVKELSFRPDVDLGDGTLEEVDAATFLASAPAVYDGAIAELPGQMSRTPEWWAIWTLDNEERQKESGKIRFVLHYESDGTVSGFAIYRPKPGWGDAGPDAELHVQEVLGANPRAYARTWRYLLDMDLVRKIKYHGASVHEELRYLVANHPALECAVSDAIHVRLVDIAKALSQRRYATEVDVVLEVTDEFLPENSGRYRLRGSLTGASCEITTADADIALTVRDLGSVYMGGVSLRALARAGLVRELRTGAVQRAAIAFGWPVAPSAPDDF, encoded by the coding sequence GTGTCTGAGCTGACCCTACGCACCATTCAAGACGAGGACGACTACCAGTCGTACGTGAGCTTCGCGTACTCCGTGTTCCTGCAGGATCCCCAGCAGGACGAGATAGCGGCCAGCCGCAAATTCACCGAGCTGGACCGCATGATCGGATTCCACAACGGGCGCAAGTGGGTGGCGACGGCGGGTGCATACAGCCGTCACGTGGTGCTACCGGGCGGAACGGTCGCACCTGTCGCCGCCATCACCGCCGTCACGGTGGCGCCAACGCATCGGCGTCGCGGTCTGTTGACCGCGATGATGCGCCGTCAACTGGAGGACGTCCGCTCGCGCGGTGAGGCCATCGCCATGCTGTTCGCCTCGGAAGCGTTGATCTACGGCCGATTTGGTTATGGAGTCGCGACGGAAGCCGCGGAATTATCTGGCCGGGTCAAGGAGCTGTCTTTCCGGCCGGATGTGGATCTGGGCGACGGCACCCTGGAGGAAGTCGACGCCGCCACCTTCCTGGCATCGGCCCCTGCTGTGTATGACGGCGCCATCGCCGAACTGCCCGGCCAAATGTCCCGTACGCCCGAATGGTGGGCGATCTGGACGCTGGATAACGAGGAACGCCAGAAGGAGTCCGGCAAGATCCGCTTCGTCCTGCACTACGAATCCGATGGAACAGTCAGCGGATTCGCCATCTATCGGCCGAAACCGGGGTGGGGCGACGCAGGCCCCGACGCGGAGCTGCATGTGCAAGAGGTGCTGGGTGCCAACCCACGCGCCTACGCGCGGACGTGGCGCTACCTGCTGGATATGGATCTGGTGCGCAAGATCAAATATCACGGCGCATCGGTACATGAGGAGCTGCGCTACCTGGTGGCGAACCACCCTGCACTGGAATGCGCTGTGAGCGACGCGATCCACGTGCGATTGGTCGATATTGCGAAGGCGCTGTCGCAGCGGCGCTACGCCACCGAGGTGGACGTGGTGCTGGAGGTCACCGACGAATTCCTGCCAGAGAATTCGGGACGTTACCGTCTGCGCGGCAGTCTGACCGGTGCCAGCTGCGAAATCACCACGGCGGACGCCGATATCGCGTTGACCGTGCGCGATCTCGGGTCCGTCTACATGGGTGGGGTCAGCCTGCGGGCACTGGCCAGGGCAGGATTGGTCAGAGAACTTCGAACAGGTGCGGTGCAACGGGCCGCGATTGCATTCGGCTGGCCCGTCGCACCTAGTGCACCCGATGACTTCTAA